One stretch of Streptomyces sp. NBC_00443 DNA includes these proteins:
- a CDS encoding tyrosine-type recombinase/integrase, which yields MAGHIQDRWYKTEVGPDGKTRKVKSERYGSGMRYRARYVGPDGTEKSKSFPDRQKRLADQWLAHTEADMARGQYIDPRAARITFQQYAESWVTHAPDPNTQASMESQLRLHAYPYLGSRPLGSFQPSHIRDWVRQLQENGVRGSYARTIYSNVRAALSAAVDDGHLPRNPCAARSVRPPAVDTKRVVPWTPERVFAVRAGMPERYQAMVDLGGGCGLRQGEILGIAVDAIDFASDTLHVVQQLKLSRSKPVFAPPKGGKLRDVPLPGPVTEALRAHTKQFPPTKITLPWKVADGPPLTKQLIFTGPRGGHVWRTSLNEEVWKRALASAGVIPERKPGESYAESRENGMHALRHFYASVLLDAGENIKALAEYLGHSDPGLTLRVYAHLMPSSQERTRNAIAHAYEEFRHRI from the coding sequence ATGGCCGGGCACATCCAAGACCGCTGGTACAAGACCGAGGTCGGGCCCGATGGGAAGACACGCAAGGTCAAGAGCGAGCGCTACGGCTCTGGTATGCGCTATCGCGCGCGCTACGTCGGTCCAGACGGCACCGAGAAGTCGAAGAGCTTTCCTGACCGGCAGAAGCGGCTGGCGGACCAGTGGTTGGCTCACACGGAAGCGGACATGGCGCGTGGGCAGTACATCGACCCGCGCGCGGCCCGGATCACGTTCCAGCAGTACGCCGAGAGCTGGGTGACCCACGCGCCGGATCCGAACACCCAGGCGTCGATGGAGTCGCAACTTCGGCTGCATGCCTATCCGTATCTGGGCTCGCGCCCTCTCGGCTCCTTCCAGCCCTCCCACATACGCGATTGGGTGCGGCAGCTCCAGGAGAACGGCGTCCGTGGCTCGTACGCCCGGACGATCTACTCCAACGTGCGGGCAGCACTGAGTGCGGCCGTGGACGACGGACATCTTCCCCGGAACCCGTGTGCTGCCCGCTCAGTCCGTCCACCGGCTGTGGACACCAAGCGCGTCGTCCCATGGACGCCGGAACGGGTCTTCGCCGTCCGGGCCGGCATGCCCGAGCGCTACCAAGCCATGGTCGACCTGGGCGGCGGCTGCGGCCTCCGTCAGGGAGAGATCCTAGGGATCGCCGTCGACGCCATCGACTTCGCGTCGGACACGCTGCACGTGGTCCAGCAGCTGAAGCTGAGCCGCAGCAAGCCCGTGTTCGCCCCGCCCAAGGGTGGCAAGCTGCGGGATGTACCGCTTCCTGGGCCGGTCACAGAAGCACTCCGGGCACACACGAAGCAGTTCCCGCCGACCAAGATCACCTTGCCGTGGAAGGTGGCCGACGGGCCTCCGCTGACCAAGCAGCTGATCTTCACCGGACCTCGCGGCGGCCACGTCTGGCGTACGTCTCTCAACGAGGAGGTCTGGAAGCGTGCGCTGGCCTCGGCCGGGGTGATCCCCGAGCGCAAGCCGGGTGAGTCGTACGCCGAGTCCCGCGAGAACGGCATGCACGCCCTCCGCCACTTCTATGCCTCGGTGCTCCTGGACGCCGGGGAGAACATCAAGGCCCTCGCCGAGTACCTCGGTCACTCAGACCCGGGCCTGACGCTCCGCGTCTACGCGCACCTCATGCCGTCCAGCCAGGAGCGCACGCGAAATGCGATCGCTCACGCATACGAAGAATTTAGGCACAGAATCTGA
- a CDS encoding helix-turn-helix transcriptional regulator — translation MADRRRSAAEMAAASRALPSRFLTPDDLVEMFELPSVETVYQWRRKRTGPRGFRVGRHLRFDPADVQAWVDAQREGVAA, via the coding sequence ATGGCTGACCGACGCCGTTCCGCTGCGGAAATGGCAGCCGCTTCGCGCGCCCTGCCCTCTCGGTTCCTGACTCCTGACGACCTTGTAGAAATGTTCGAGCTCCCCAGCGTCGAGACGGTCTACCAGTGGCGCCGCAAGCGCACCGGTCCCCGAGGCTTCCGCGTCGGCCGGCACTTGCGCTTCGACCCGGCGGACGTGCAGGCCTGGGTGGACGCTCAGCGGGAAGGGGTGGCTGCCTGA
- a CDS encoding SpdD protein, translating into MFLPKYPANPTPPPAHSHTTVDPAPVQRTAPQISVSTGAVAAVLVGGVVLTALLAAVAVTAISVAVAAVVLRSMLRDQLRR; encoded by the coding sequence GTGTTCCTGCCCAAGTACCCCGCCAACCCCACCCCGCCGCCCGCGCACAGCCACACCACGGTTGATCCGGCACCCGTGCAGCGCACGGCTCCGCAGATCTCCGTCAGTACCGGAGCGGTCGCGGCCGTCCTCGTCGGCGGTGTCGTCCTGACCGCGCTCCTGGCCGCCGTCGCCGTCACGGCCATCTCGGTGGCAGTCGCCGCCGTCGTCCTGCGCTCGATGCTCCGCGACCAGCTCCGCCGCTGA
- a CDS encoding mobile element transfer protein, translating to MSANRRFRSVTRIGPVQVGTSYDGRGREKHTAACTAPRCGFSADYDSRAAAELAARTHRCPVR from the coding sequence ATGAGCGCCAACCGCCGTTTCCGCTCCGTCACCCGCATCGGCCCTGTTCAGGTCGGCACCTCCTACGACGGCCGTGGCCGAGAGAAGCACACCGCCGCCTGCACGGCCCCGCGCTGCGGCTTCTCCGCCGACTACGACAGTCGCGCCGCCGCCGAACTCGCCGCCCGCACCCACCGCTGCCCCGTCCGCTGA
- a CDS encoding DUF2637 domain-containing protein: MRAQLARIDAVLIQAVIAAALSFAHLHDVASAAGQDGWKAWAYPVSVDLLLVAAWRRLRNGDAKAAGWCWFVIALVASLGANVATAGLLDMDHVPAWLRILVAGWPAVAFLGGTLLAHSTPTEQADPTASQATETRDQFEDIEDIEDQEGTPAPALELPEPPAAEPDPIPASAPPPAVSVPAALVEHARNVAAEHHTRTGTAIDTPTLRARLGVAPPMADAIAAQL; this comes from the coding sequence ATGCGCGCCCAACTGGCCCGTATCGATGCGGTGCTCATCCAGGCCGTCATCGCCGCCGCCCTGTCGTTCGCCCACCTGCACGACGTCGCCTCGGCGGCCGGACAGGACGGGTGGAAGGCGTGGGCCTACCCGGTCTCGGTCGACCTGCTGCTTGTCGCCGCTTGGCGCCGACTGCGGAACGGTGACGCGAAAGCCGCTGGGTGGTGCTGGTTCGTCATCGCGCTCGTCGCATCCCTCGGTGCCAACGTCGCTACGGCTGGGCTGCTCGACATGGACCACGTGCCGGCCTGGCTGCGCATCCTCGTGGCGGGCTGGCCCGCGGTCGCCTTCCTCGGCGGCACGCTCCTCGCTCACTCGACACCGACTGAGCAGGCCGATCCCACCGCGAGCCAAGCGACCGAGACTCGGGACCAGTTCGAGGACATCGAGGACATCGAGGATCAGGAGGGGACGCCCGCCCCTGCACTGGAGCTCCCGGAACCCCCGGCCGCCGAACCGGACCCGATCCCGGCCTCTGCTCCTCCGCCCGCCGTCTCCGTCCCGGCCGCCTTGGTGGAGCACGCCCGCAATGTCGCCGCCGAGCACCACACCCGCACCGGAACGGCCATCGACACCCCAACCCTCCGTGCCCGACTCGGCGTCGCCCCGCCTATGGCCGACGCCATCGCCGCCCAGCTCTGA
- a CDS encoding FtsK/SpoIIIE domain-containing protein, giving the protein MTDIATLLEVGGPVAALGGGAAYARAKHPGIYWSTVGLPMSTARLLSSYGSVMEACGLSVAPSRLRVLAVKATTRREVRPVPPRRGIIRPTTTGLRIRLRLAPGQEPADVAASAERLRHAWGVHAVYVTTIKPGVVELRLVGFDVLRKVRMPRKVAADFLRVPVALREDATPFVRDYRTVPHGLTLGATLSGKSMYLRHLVSGLARQPVALVGIDCKRGVELAPFAPRLSALATDPDQAAELLPALIKEMEDRYDLIKARQGIAPATPDEEVTSDIWGLPEHERPVPIVLLVDEVAELFLVATKKEEERRDEMVTQLIRLAQLGRAAGIYLEVCGQRFGAELGKGATMLRAQLTGRVCHRVNDEASAKMALGDIAPEAVSAACAIAPEQPGLAIAGDTSGGWSRIRTPYLSLADAAKTCHASAHLVPDLPALKPFRPNVPVRLVAPLAPVVKPRPVTD; this is encoded by the coding sequence ATGACCGACATAGCGACGCTTCTGGAGGTGGGTGGTCCTGTCGCCGCGCTCGGCGGTGGGGCTGCCTACGCCCGGGCCAAGCACCCCGGGATCTACTGGTCGACGGTCGGCCTGCCGATGTCCACGGCTCGCCTGCTCAGCTCGTACGGCTCGGTCATGGAAGCCTGCGGCCTGTCCGTGGCGCCCTCCCGGCTCCGGGTCCTGGCGGTCAAGGCCACCACCCGTCGCGAGGTCCGCCCCGTCCCGCCGCGTCGCGGCATCATCCGACCCACCACGACCGGGCTCCGGATCCGCCTGCGACTCGCACCCGGGCAGGAACCCGCCGACGTCGCCGCCTCCGCCGAACGGCTGCGGCACGCCTGGGGAGTTCACGCCGTCTACGTCACCACCATCAAGCCCGGTGTCGTCGAGCTGCGGCTTGTCGGCTTCGACGTGTTGCGCAAGGTCCGCATGCCGCGCAAGGTCGCTGCCGACTTCCTGAGGGTTCCGGTGGCCCTGCGGGAGGACGCCACACCCTTCGTACGCGACTACCGAACCGTCCCCCACGGCCTCACGCTCGGCGCCACCCTGTCCGGCAAGTCCATGTACCTGCGGCATCTCGTCTCCGGACTCGCCCGACAGCCCGTCGCCCTGGTCGGCATCGACTGCAAGCGGGGCGTCGAACTGGCTCCCTTCGCTCCGCGTCTGTCGGCTCTCGCCACCGACCCTGACCAGGCCGCGGAGTTGCTGCCCGCGCTCATCAAGGAAATGGAAGACCGCTACGACCTGATCAAGGCCCGGCAGGGCATCGCCCCGGCCACTCCGGACGAGGAAGTCACCTCCGACATCTGGGGACTCCCCGAGCATGAGCGGCCCGTGCCCATCGTCCTGCTCGTGGACGAGGTGGCCGAACTCTTCCTCGTCGCAACGAAGAAGGAAGAGGAACGGCGGGACGAGATGGTCACGCAACTCATCCGCCTCGCCCAGCTCGGCCGTGCCGCCGGCATCTACCTGGAGGTCTGCGGGCAGCGGTTCGGCGCCGAGTTGGGGAAGGGCGCGACCATGCTGCGGGCCCAGTTGACCGGCCGTGTCTGCCACCGCGTCAACGACGAAGCCTCCGCCAAGATGGCACTCGGCGACATCGCCCCCGAAGCGGTCTCCGCCGCCTGCGCCATCGCCCCCGAACAGCCCGGCCTCGCCATCGCCGGTGACACCTCCGGCGGCTGGTCACGCATCCGCACCCCCTACCTCTCCCTCGCCGACGCCGCCAAGACCTGCCACGCATCGGCCCACCTGGTCCCCGACCTGCCCGCACTCAAGCCCTTCCGGCCAAACGTGCCTGTGCGGCTGGTCGCGCCCCTGGCTCCGGTCGTGAAGCCGCGCCCGGTGACCGACTGA
- a CDS encoding SCO3933 family regulatory protein, translating into MRTIRVETSAATILLTEAPEPKVRDRQTGEIAKDSVRGEALMTIGVVYIEEGESSLIKVTLPESGVSEGLTLGAPVSLPGLVARPWESVFNGQQRHGIAYRAAAVTPAAFPAATGAAA; encoded by the coding sequence TTGCGCACCATCCGCGTGGAGACCTCGGCCGCAACGATCCTGCTGACCGAGGCGCCCGAGCCCAAGGTCCGCGACCGGCAGACCGGCGAGATCGCCAAGGACAGCGTGCGCGGCGAGGCACTGATGACGATCGGCGTCGTCTACATCGAGGAGGGGGAGTCGTCCCTGATCAAGGTGACCCTGCCGGAGAGCGGGGTGTCCGAGGGGCTGACGCTCGGTGCTCCGGTCTCGCTGCCGGGGCTCGTGGCCCGGCCGTGGGAGAGCGTGTTCAACGGGCAGCAGCGCCACGGCATCGCGTACCGGGCCGCCGCTGTCACTCCGGCCGCCTTCCCGGCCGCCACCGGAGCCGCTGCCTGA
- a CDS encoding GntR family transcriptional regulator: protein MTSLPSLLGDLDPTSDRAVFRQIADQLREAIDRGRFKEGEKLPSEAELVDHYGVSRMTVRNSFSILQGEGLVHAEHGKGVFVRPRPPVRRLASDRFARRHREQGKSAFIVEADAAGSHPQVDSLEVKEEKASQDISTRLGSVRRVLARRRRYLLDGRPVEFATSYLPLDIARGTQIAEPNPGPGGIYARLEELGHHLDHFEEEIRARMPSPSEVKTLRLAAGVPVIHLIRTAYDTEGRAVEVCDTVMAADAYVLSYQLPAT, encoded by the coding sequence GTGACGTCTCTCCCGAGCCTCCTCGGCGACCTGGACCCCACGAGTGATCGTGCGGTCTTCCGGCAGATCGCCGACCAGCTGCGCGAGGCCATCGACCGTGGGCGATTCAAGGAGGGTGAAAAGCTGCCCTCGGAGGCGGAGCTTGTCGACCACTACGGAGTTTCCCGCATGACGGTTCGAAACTCCTTCTCCATTCTCCAGGGCGAGGGCCTGGTCCACGCCGAGCACGGCAAGGGCGTCTTCGTGCGACCACGACCGCCTGTGCGACGCCTCGCCTCCGACCGGTTCGCCCGGCGCCATCGCGAGCAAGGCAAGTCCGCCTTCATCGTCGAGGCCGACGCCGCCGGCAGTCACCCGCAGGTCGACAGCCTGGAGGTCAAGGAAGAGAAGGCCAGTCAGGACATCTCCACCCGGCTGGGGTCCGTGCGACGTGTGCTCGCCCGCCGGCGCCGGTACCTGCTCGACGGACGGCCGGTCGAGTTCGCCACCTCCTACCTGCCGCTCGACATCGCGCGCGGCACGCAGATCGCCGAACCCAACCCCGGCCCCGGCGGCATCTACGCCCGACTCGAAGAGCTGGGCCATCACCTCGACCACTTCGAGGAGGAGATTCGCGCCCGGATGCCCTCGCCGTCCGAAGTGAAGACGCTCCGCCTGGCCGCTGGCGTGCCCGTGATCCACCTGATTCGGACCGCCTACGACACCGAGGGGCGAGCCGTAGAAGTTTGCGACACGGTGATGGCGGCAGACGCCTACGTCCTGTCGTACCAGCTCCCGGCCACGTGA
- a CDS encoding NUDIX hydrolase gives MSVAGVVVDAQGRALLIQRRDNGKWEPPGGVLEREETIPEALQREVLEETGVKIALPATLTGVYKNMTGLIVSLVFRCEAADGTPTTGDETRALRWATREEVTELADEAYAIRVLDALGAASPPAIRAHDGVKLV, from the coding sequence GTGAGCGTTGCAGGAGTCGTCGTAGACGCCCAAGGCCGCGCCCTCTTGATCCAGCGCCGAGACAACGGCAAGTGGGAACCCCCGGGCGGCGTCCTCGAACGCGAGGAAACCATCCCCGAGGCCCTCCAGCGCGAAGTGCTCGAAGAAACCGGCGTCAAGATCGCGCTTCCCGCGACCCTCACCGGCGTCTACAAGAACATGACCGGCCTGATCGTCTCGCTGGTCTTCCGCTGCGAAGCCGCCGACGGCACGCCCACCACGGGCGACGAGACCCGCGCACTGCGCTGGGCCACCCGCGAAGAAGTCACCGAACTCGCCGACGAGGCGTACGCGATCCGCGTCCTGGACGCTTTGGGCGCGGCTTCCCCGCCGGCCATCCGCGCCCATGACGGCGTGAAACTCGTCTAG
- a CDS encoding ATP-binding protein, with the protein MHEYTSTARVWGLSCPGFPEEVSRARRWTRDILRGSPLAEDAELIVSELSANAILHTASGLTSGSFHLALAVSPQVIALSVTDDGGTGSAPKVEHQDQEAEHGRGLGMVTAIAHRVVVHDSDAGHTVTAELYRDIRPGDRPC; encoded by the coding sequence ATGCACGAGTATACGAGCACTGCTCGGGTCTGGGGGCTCAGTTGCCCAGGATTTCCGGAAGAGGTCAGCAGAGCCCGCCGATGGACCCGCGACATCCTGCGCGGCTCGCCCTTAGCGGAGGACGCCGAACTCATCGTGAGCGAGCTCAGCGCGAACGCGATCCTCCACACCGCCAGCGGCCTCACATCCGGCAGCTTCCACCTGGCCCTCGCGGTCTCCCCCCAGGTCATCGCCCTGTCGGTCACGGACGACGGCGGCACCGGGTCGGCCCCGAAGGTCGAGCACCAGGACCAGGAGGCCGAGCACGGCCGGGGCCTGGGCATGGTGACGGCGATCGCTCACCGAGTTGTGGTCCACGACAGCGACGCCGGCCACACCGTCACCGCTGAGCTCTACAGGGATATCCGCCCAGGAGACCGCCCGTGCTGA